CGTCGTCATCGTCTATCCGACCGAGGCCAAGGCCGAGGATATTCGTCAGCGCCTGTTCGATCTGCAGAAGGAATATGTGATCGAGATCACCGACGCCGTGATCGCGGTGAAGGAGCAGAACGGCAAGATCAAGCTGAACCAGCTGCTCAACACCACGGCGGCGGGCGCCGTCAGCGGCACCTTCTGGGGCGCGCTGATCGGGCTCATCTTCCTCAATCCGCTGCTCGGCGCGGCGATCGGCGCCGGCGCCGGCGCGCTCAGCGGCGCGCTCACCGATTATGGCATCAACGACGATTTCATGAAGCAATTGTCGG
The sequence above is a segment of the Methylosinus trichosporium OB3b genome. Coding sequences within it:
- a CDS encoding DUF1269 domain-containing protein, with protein sequence MSDLVVIVYPTEAKAEDIRQRLFDLQKEYVIEITDAVIAVKEQNGKIKLNQLLNTTAAGAVSGTFWGALIGLIFLNPLLGAAIGAGAGALSGALTDYGINDDFMKQLSETLQPGNAALFVLIRKLTTDKVLEAVKGTGGVVLKTSLDHNKEQALRDALAAHVSAAPDSTATP